In Acidaminococcus timonensis, one DNA window encodes the following:
- a CDS encoding RluA family pseudouridine synthase has product MELRYQVDRDHAGCCVRQAARGPLHLSEKLWRRIKWNGTITVNGSLVRNPSHRLEAGDRLVLRWEEKAAVIPVHLPLSILYEDEDLLAVDKPAGMLIHPTWSGARDTLVQAVGGYFHRTGQACGIHPLYRLDRDTTGILLVAKSAFAKHALTRSHSQIYREYLAICEGHLEHPRGRIVHPVGRVGEGVDRWTVRPDGRPAVTDYEILAEGEGRTVLRIHLLTGRTHQIRVHFAHEGHPLLGDPLYGNMHPTLRRQALHAWTVRFCHPRTGKELFLQAPVPEDMRKEGCAHIASFSPGQGSSRFLRI; this is encoded by the coding sequence ATGGAACTGCGTTACCAGGTGGACCGGGATCATGCCGGGTGCTGTGTGCGCCAGGCAGCCCGAGGACCGCTGCACCTTTCGGAAAAGCTGTGGAGGAGGATCAAATGGAACGGCACAATCACCGTGAACGGATCCCTGGTCAGGAACCCCTCACACAGGCTGGAAGCGGGAGATCGTCTGGTCCTCCGCTGGGAAGAAAAGGCAGCAGTGATACCGGTCCATCTGCCCCTTTCCATTTTGTATGAGGACGAAGATCTGCTGGCTGTGGACAAACCGGCGGGCATGCTGATCCATCCCACCTGGTCCGGGGCCCGGGATACCCTGGTCCAGGCGGTGGGAGGCTATTTCCACAGGACGGGACAGGCCTGCGGCATCCATCCTCTGTACCGGCTGGATCGGGACACCACCGGCATCCTGCTGGTGGCCAAATCTGCCTTTGCCAAACATGCCCTGACCAGGAGCCACAGCCAGATTTACCGGGAATATCTGGCCATCTGTGAAGGCCATCTGGAACATCCCCGGGGCCGGATCGTTCATCCTGTGGGACGGGTGGGAGAAGGGGTGGACCGGTGGACCGTGCGTCCCGACGGTCGGCCTGCGGTGACGGACTATGAAATTCTGGCAGAGGGGGAGGGACGGACGGTGCTCCGGATCCATCTCCTCACCGGCCGCACCCACCAGATCCGGGTCCATTTCGCCCACGAAGGGCATCCCCTTCTGGGGGATCCCCTGTATGGGAACATGCACCCCACCCTGCGGCGCCAGGCCCTCCACGCCTGGACCGTCCGATTCTGCCATCCCCGGACTGGAAAAGAACTGTTCCTCCAGGCACCGGTGCCGGAGGATATGAGAAAAGAGGGCTGTGCACACATCGCCTCCTTTTCCCCAGGCCAGGGATCCTCCCGCTTTCTCAGGATATAA